A part of Lagopus muta isolate bLagMut1 chromosome 26, bLagMut1 primary, whole genome shotgun sequence genomic DNA contains:
- the TIMM44 gene encoding mitochondrial import inner membrane translocase subunit TIM44 — protein MSLHRDGDVTASRHARVTRSALKMAAAAAGSCRKCLISGMWLMPRRCPVPAIHSGAVYRASRPVSEINQSRCYSSGGRKGFISGFVENIKQELAKNKEMKESIKKFRDEAKKLEESDALREARRKYKTIESETVKTSEVIKKKLEEITGTVKESLDEVSKSDIGRKIKEGVEEAAKTAKQSAESVTKGGEKLGKTAAFKAISQGVETVKKEIDESVLGQTGPYKRPERLRKRTEFSGERIKEERIFEANEEAMGMVLHKDSRWYQQWKDFKDNNVVFNRFFEMKMKYDESDNAFIRASRAVTDKVTDLIGGLFSKTEMSEVLTEILKVDPSFDKDRFLKQCERDIIPNVLEAMISGELDILKDWCYEATYSQLAHPIQQAKAMGLQFHSRILDVDNIDLAMGKMMEQGPVLIITFQAQIVMVIKNQKGEVVEGDPDKVLRMLYVWALCRDQDELNPYAAWRLLDISSSSSEQVL, from the exons ATGTCGTTGCACCGCGACGGTGACGTCACTGCCTCGCGCCACGCGAGGGTCACACGCTCAGCTCTCAAAATGGCGGCAGCGGCGGCCGGTAGCTGCCGG AAATGTCTCATTAGTGGCATGTGGCTTATGCCTAGAAGATGCCCAGTTCCTGCAATCCACAGTGGTGCTGTGTACAGAGCGAGCAGGCCTGTCTCAGAGATCAACCAG tCTAGATGTTACTCttcaggaggaagaaaaggtttTATATCAGGTTTTGTGGAGAACATCAAGCAAGAATtagcaaaaaacaaagagatGAAGGAAAGTATTAAAAAGTTCCGAGATGAAGCTAAAAAGCTTGAAGAGTCTGATGCACTTCGAGAAGCAAGGAGGAAATAT aaaaccATTGAATCTGAAACAGTGAAGACCtcagaagtaattaaaaagaaacttgaAGAAATAACTGGTACAGTTAAAGAG AGTTTGGATGAAGTAAGTAAGAGTGATATTGGCCGGAAGATAAAGGAAGGTGtggaagaagcagcaaaaacagcaaagcagtcaGCAGAGTCAGTGacaaaaggaggagagaaattAGGCAAGACAGCAGCCTTCAAAGCTATTTCTCAG gGAGTAGAAACTGTAAAGAAGGAAATAGATGAAAGTGTTTTAGGGCAGACTGGTCCTTACAAACGTCCAGAGCGTCTACGGAAAAGAACAGAGTTCTCAGGCGAGAGGATTAAAGAGGAGCGAATATTTGAAGCTAATGA GGAGGCCATGGGTATGGTGCTGCACAAGGACTCCAGATGGTATCAGCAGTGGAAAGATTTCAAGGACAACAACGTGGTCTTCAATA GgttctttgaaatgaaaatgaaatatgacGAAAGTGATAATGCATTCATTCGAGCTTCCAGAGCTGTCACAGACAAAGTCACTGACTTGATAG GTGGATTGTTCTCGAAGACGGAAATGTCAGAGGTTTTGACAGAGATACTCAAAGTGGATCCATCCTTTGATAAAGATCGTTTCTTAAAGCAATGCGAGCGTGATATAATCCCCAACGTCTTGGAG gcTATGATATCTGGAGAGCTTGATATCCTCAAAGATTGGTGCTATGAGGCG ACTTACAGTCAGCTTGCTCATCCAATCCAGCAAGCCAAAGCCATGGGTCTCCAGTTCCACTCCAGGATTCTCGACGTAGACAACATTGAT CTGGCCATGGGAAAAATGATGGAGCAAGGACCAGTATTAATCATCACTTTTCAAGCTCAGATCGTGATGGTAATTAAGAACCAGAAAGGGGAAGTGGTAGAAGGTGACCCG GACAAGGTTCTGCGGATGCTGTATGTGTGGGCACTTTGCAGAGACCAGGATGAGCTCAACCCCTATGCTGCGTGGAGGCTATTGGACATTTCCTCGTCAAGCTCCGAGCAAGTTCTCTGA